The genomic region TATGGCCAGCCTTCTACGTCTGGCTGATGCACTCGACCGTATGCATCAACAAATTTGGGATATTATCAACCTTGAACCTGTATCCTCTCACTCAGTTTGCGTATGGGTGCAAGCTCGCCAAAAAACCTCTATTCGCGAGGTTGAATCAGCATGGCAGAAAAAATCCGATCTCGCTCGTGAAGTCTGGAACTGCGATTGGGTTTTGCGCCAAGTCTAAATTTGCAGGGCAGTCCCAACGGGATTCGAACCCGTGCGCCAGCCTTGAGAGGGCTGTGTCCTAACCAGCTAGACGATGGGACCTCGAGCGTTAAACCAACTTATGGTGCCACCTGAGATTTACCAAGACCAAAATAATTTCACAACTACTGATTTGCTTCTGTGAGCCAAAACTTATATTGCGGACGAGACGTCTTTTGACTCACCACGCACTGAAAGGGACGAAATGGTGGATACAGATAGATCAGACTCCCCAAGATTTTTTTAATTGGCGTTTGCCTTCTCTCATCAGCATAAACGTGAAACGATCTATGGATCACTTTGTAGCCTGTGATTTCTAAAAGCTCGCGAAGCTCATCCGAAGAATATTCCCTCCAATGCAATCCCACAATCATGTTATCCTCCGGATCGAGTTGGCTTAAAAATTCTCTGATGGGGTGATGAATGGAACGTCCCAGCAAAAAGCGGACCCGATTGGTCAATTTCACGAGGTTAGGAGTGCCAAGATATAATAAGCCTTCTGGCTTGATCGTGCGGTTTATTTCGAGCAGGGGCGGGATAGGATTGAAATTCAAATGCTCAATCACCTCGCACATGATCACTCCATCAAAGCTTTCGTCCGGATAAGGAAGAGAAGCGCTTCGAAGATTTATGCCGGAATAAGGAATCTTCCGCCGCTCATACACTGCGCGCAACCTCGGCGCGTTATGAAATTCAGGAATGTCACAAGAGTGAATGCAGTAACCTAGTTCCTGCAGCGCGATTGAGACCACCCCTAGGTAAGAACCAATTTCAAGCAGGCTTGCCCGACGATTTGAGAAGAACGTCAGCACATCACTCACCGTGCGAATGTAAGAAGCTCTTAAAAATTTGAGATAATTCGTCTCCCCCTCATGATGGCCCTTGCCAAAAATATCTACTGGGCTTTTGAAGTAAGACTCCAGGACAGCGTCAACCACACGTTTCGCCTCTGAAAGGCAGGAATTATAAGGCATGAGCGAAGATTCCTTTTTCTAGAGAAAGAAGCAAGTAAGTTTTTTTAATCCGCCTTTCAACATAAGCTTGACCGAATTGATAGCGAAAAGAAGTCACTCCCTACGCGGCGATACAATCGTGGAGTGAAATCGTTCAATCCAACTTCGCGAAATGTCCATGGAGGAATTGTTCCATCAGACCCTAGGATTTTAGGAGCAAGGTAACAGTGTATCTCATTCACTATGCCTGCTTCGAATGCTGA from Candidatus Methylacidiphilales bacterium harbors:
- a CDS encoding class I SAM-dependent methyltransferase, producing the protein MPYNSCLSEAKRVVDAVLESYFKSPVDIFGKGHHEGETNYLKFLRASYIRTVSDVLTFFSNRRASLLEIGSYLGVVSIALQELGYCIHSCDIPEFHNAPRLRAVYERRKIPYSGINLRSASLPYPDESFDGVIMCEVIEHLNFNPIPPLLEINRTIKPEGLLYLGTPNLVKLTNRVRFLLGRSIHHPIREFLSQLDPEDNMIVGLHWREYSSDELRELLEITGYKVIHRSFHVYADERRQTPIKKILGSLIYLYPPFRPFQCVVSQKTSRPQYKFWLTEANQ